The proteins below come from a single Vigna radiata var. radiata cultivar VC1973A unplaced genomic scaffold, Vradiata_ver6 scaffold_438, whole genome shotgun sequence genomic window:
- the LOC106778734 gene encoding ATP sulfurylase 2: protein MSLSLTIKLHLASSSSSHLTLNTHHHHAKKVTTFETCCYNAKIRPKPIYSTNPLIIPACRVRPRVQCGAMVKSSLIDPDGGALVDLVVPESVRGAKIIEAETLPKVQLTRIDLEWVHVVGEGWASPLRGFMREDEYLQSLHFNSLRVKDGSFVNMSLPIVLAIDDETKGRIGSSSHVALLGPDGDFVAILRSVEIYKHNKEERIARTWGSTAPGLPYVEEVITRAGNWLIGGDLEVLKPIKYNDGLDDYRLSPKQLREEFDKREADAVFAFQLRNPVHNGHALLMNDTRKRLLEMGYKNPILLLHPLGGFTKVDDVPLDVRMEQHSKVLEDGVLDPETTIVAIFPSPMHYAGPTEVQWHAKARINAGANFYIVGRDPAGMGHPTEKRDLYDPDHGKKVLSMAPGLEKLNILPFRVAAYDTKVNKMAFFDPTRAKDFLFISGTKMRAFARSGENPPEGFMCPSGWNVLVKYYESLQAEEPSEQPVLST from the exons ATGTCTCTAAGTCTTACCATCAAGCTACACTtggcttcatcttcttcctcccacCTCACCCTCAACACCCACCACCATCATGCAAAAAAGGTAACAACTTTCGAAACTTGTTGCTACAACGCCAAGATTCGCCCCAAGCCCATTTATAGCACCAACCCTTTGATCATCCCCGCGTGTAGAGTTAGGCCAAGAGTGCAGTGTGGTGCCATGGTCAAGAGTTCTCTGATAGACCCTGATGGGGGGGCATTGGTGGATCTTGTGGTGCCTGAGAGTGTGAGGGGTGCTAAGATCATTGAGGCCGAGACGTTGCCCAAGGTGCAGCTCACAAGGATTGATCTTGAGTGGGTGCATGTGGTGGGGGAAGGGTGGGCTAGTCCCTTGAGAGGGTTCATGAGGGAGGATGAGTATCTTCAGAGTTTGCATTTCAATTCCCTTAGGGTCAAGGATGGTTCTTTCGTGAACATGTCCCTTCCCATTGTGTTGGCCATTGATGACGAGACCAAAGGGAGAATTGGGTCCTCTTCGCATGTGGCGTTGCTGGGGCCTGATGGAGATTTTGTTGCAATTCTTCGAAG TGTTGAAATCTACAAGCATAACAAGGAAGAGAGAATAGCTAGAACTTGGGGATCCACTGCTCCTGGATTACCTTATGTTGAGGAGGTCATCACTAGAGCTGGAAATTGGCTTATTGGAGGAGATTTAGAAGTGCTGAAACCTATCAAATATAATGATGGTCTTGATGACTACAGGCTCTCTCCTAAACAACTCCGAGAGGAATTTGACAAGCGTGAAGCCGATGCAGTTTTTGCCTTCCAGTTAAGAAACCCTGTACACAATGGCCATGCCTTGTTAATGAATGATACTCGCAAACGCCTTCTAGAAATGGGCTACAAAAATCCAATTTTACTGCTTCATCCTCTTGGAGGATTCACAAAGGTTGATGATGTTCCCTTGGATGTTAGGATGGAGCAACACAGTAAG GTCCTGGAAGATGGAGTTCTTGATCCCGAGACTACCATAGTTGCCATATTTCCATCGCCTATGCATTATGCTGGTCCAACTGAAGTACAGTGGCATGCCAAGGCACGCATAAACGCAGGTGCAAACTTCTATATTGTTGGTCGTGATCCAGCAGGTATGGGTCACCCAACTGAGAAAAGGGATTTGTATGACCCTGATCATGGAAAGAAGGTTCTTAGCATGGCTCCTGGTTTGGAGAAGCTTAACATTTTGCCATTCAGG GTAGCAGCTTATGACACTAAGGTTAATAAGATGGCATTTTTTGACCCAACCCGTGCTAAAGATTTCCTCTTTATTTCTGGAACCAAG ATGCGGGCTTTTGCGAGAAGCGGAGAGAACCCACCAGAAGGTTTCATGTGCCCAAGTGGGTGGAATGTTCTTGTGAAGTACTATGAGAGTTTGCAGGCAGAAGAGCCATCTGAGCAGCCTGTGCTATCTACCTAG